The following proteins are co-located in the Desulfoscipio sp. XC116 genome:
- a CDS encoding cupin domain-containing protein produces MKDKFIKNIPFAEVLKLKELVDYSEGRVISKTLVQRDDLTITLFAFDKEEGLSTHSASGDAMVYITEGSVRVTIGMDTEVEVVLKEGETAVMPANIPHALEAVEKFKMLLIVVKPQKENI; encoded by the coding sequence ATGAAAGATAAATTTATAAAGAATATACCCTTCGCGGAAGTCTTAAAGCTGAAAGAGTTGGTGGACTATTCGGAAGGCAGGGTAATTAGCAAGACATTGGTACAAAGGGATGATCTTACTATCACGCTATTTGCCTTTGATAAAGAAGAGGGCTTAAGTACCCACTCCGCAAGCGGAGATGCAATGGTATATATAACGGAAGGAAGTGTCAGAGTCACCATTGGAATGGATACAGAGGTCGAGGTTGTATTAAAAGAGGGGGAAACAGCGGTTATGCCGGCAAATATACCACATGCGTTGGAAGCTGTAGAAAAATTCAAAATGCTGCTTATTGTTGTTAAGCCTCAAAAAGAAAATATATAG
- a CDS encoding acyl-CoA dehydratase activase, whose translation MYSVGLDLGCSTMKYVILNKEGGVLKSRCTFHKGNIEKAVMSSFTEIEKMLGNSRVFIGITGDLAAGYKALSAFYINETTSIIEAVENEGSAARSIMEIGAQKAKYITGFSREERANLVFAMNGSCAAGTGAFIEEQIQRLGIDFERFDKMAKKAKAIPGIAGRCSVFSKTDMIHHQQLGVAIEDILQGLVYALIRNYKANVVQKHPLHKPVLLIGGVMCSENVVGAIKDIFGLLDEDVIRPERFQYFAATGAALCAKKEKDAVELGYVREGFKNVDEEESTAMGTTLDGFGSGDSLNKHICNSIGVGEGYLGIDIGSTSTNFVVIDAQNNVLFNSYLRTAGKPLEAVEKGMAELKKSLGEGFLIKSTGVTGSGRVLIGQKLDASLVVDEITAQARGAVQADSTVDTVFEIGGQDSKYISIKDGMVTDFEMNKICAAGTGAFIEEQIKKLGITLQDFEGIALKSRNPLDLGDRCTVFIEGNIAKALAKGEKIKDIAAGLAFSIVGNYLNRVVGNRKIGDKILLQGGIAYNQAIVNAFRAMLKKEVRVPMFFSVTGALGSALLAKEKSRQSQEKKAVSEDYDIEELSQKAFLKGYTEERDPNKKTVGIPRVLFINKLFPMFNEIFKNLGLNVLLSRSTDDEIVALSRKYSLDETCFPIKLINGHVAQLLNQGVDYIFLPSLHTMKHSCSKARKDYACVYMQTAAKLVNRVMGLEDRGIVLISPGLSFRFGKDYLVEELVSMGKILKKSRSQMMLAVMSGMKRFLEFEKELENLGSELIAKLTSEEKVFIIISRAYNIADPRLNMQIPEKLKKMGYKVISLSHIPAHNLDIAEDYPNMYWPFGQHILSGIKIAAKNPQLFPIYITNHGCGPDTVISRYFKEEAINKPYLHIETDEHYSSIGVMTRVEAFVNSVENYCKSKKDTGKNVKGKPCGKQEGENLPPKLLLPCLYPYSTVFSAFLSKKGIAAKGMEPTGKESMDLGKKLSVAKEYLSMIALAGDVLFNVKKRDEENYSIFIPTCEGSEVPGQYFKVIENELKKQGYNMGILAPFIEDMPDDKAYGYEAALLLAAGDLIMAADKEDRDHYLEAILKMIRENSVSESALISVAREISERTGGKSNKKRICVLGEFSVLFNDFLNGFQLEALEKNHKIIYQPLFENLLFLWFDKLRENKKGKDSPDILERLEKFLFELSSVLGKHSPFEESIKRLLEKADNKLGLYAGGTGRYRMSKLFFAKDKADGTIIISSMYENTATALRILNRGNEDEIEKPVLELQFDHNDHSRNGELLDTFIKYLP comes from the coding sequence ATGTATTCGGTAGGTCTTGACCTTGGTTGTTCTACAATGAAATATGTGATTTTGAACAAAGAGGGGGGTGTTTTAAAAAGCCGGTGTACGTTTCATAAAGGCAATATTGAAAAAGCTGTCATGTCGTCTTTTACTGAGATAGAAAAAATGTTAGGAAACAGCAGAGTTTTTATCGGTATCACCGGGGATCTGGCTGCGGGATATAAAGCACTGTCAGCTTTCTATATTAATGAGACGACTTCTATCATAGAGGCTGTGGAAAATGAAGGGTCCGCAGCACGCTCCATAATGGAAATCGGCGCTCAAAAAGCTAAATATATAACGGGTTTTTCCAGGGAGGAAAGGGCAAATCTAGTATTTGCCATGAATGGCAGCTGCGCCGCCGGTACCGGTGCCTTTATTGAGGAACAGATTCAGCGCTTGGGGATTGATTTTGAACGGTTTGACAAAATGGCAAAAAAGGCAAAAGCAATTCCCGGTATAGCAGGACGGTGCAGTGTTTTTTCAAAAACCGATATGATTCATCACCAGCAGCTAGGCGTTGCTATCGAAGATATTTTGCAGGGGCTTGTCTATGCCCTGATACGGAATTATAAAGCAAACGTGGTGCAAAAACACCCGCTGCATAAGCCTGTGCTGCTCATCGGAGGTGTAATGTGTTCGGAAAATGTGGTTGGAGCGATAAAGGATATATTCGGACTTTTGGACGAGGACGTGATTCGTCCGGAACGCTTTCAATATTTTGCGGCAACTGGTGCGGCTCTTTGCGCAAAAAAAGAGAAAGATGCGGTGGAGCTTGGTTATGTCAGGGAGGGCTTTAAAAATGTGGATGAAGAAGAAAGCACGGCAATGGGAACTACTCTTGACGGATTCGGAAGCGGGGACAGCCTGAACAAGCATATCTGCAATTCTATTGGGGTGGGGGAAGGTTATCTGGGCATAGACATTGGTTCCACCAGTACGAATTTTGTAGTGATCGACGCTCAGAACAACGTACTATTCAATTCCTACCTGAGAACGGCCGGAAAACCGCTGGAAGCTGTGGAAAAAGGTATGGCGGAGCTTAAAAAATCTCTTGGTGAGGGCTTTTTGATAAAAAGCACCGGCGTCACCGGCTCGGGAAGAGTGCTTATTGGACAAAAGCTTGACGCCTCCCTTGTGGTTGACGAGATAACGGCGCAGGCACGCGGAGCCGTTCAGGCAGACAGCACAGTGGATACTGTCTTTGAAATCGGGGGGCAGGACTCAAAATACATCAGTATTAAAGACGGTATGGTTACGGATTTTGAAATGAACAAAATCTGTGCCGCCGGTACCGGTGCTTTTATTGAAGAACAAATAAAAAAGCTCGGCATAACACTTCAGGATTTTGAAGGCATTGCTTTAAAAAGCCGAAATCCTCTTGATCTTGGGGACAGGTGTACCGTGTTTATCGAAGGAAATATTGCAAAAGCGCTGGCCAAGGGCGAGAAAATTAAGGATATAGCCGCGGGGCTCGCATTTTCCATAGTTGGCAATTATCTTAACCGGGTAGTTGGAAACAGAAAAATAGGCGATAAAATACTGCTTCAAGGGGGGATCGCTTATAACCAAGCCATAGTTAACGCCTTTAGGGCAATGCTCAAAAAAGAAGTGAGGGTTCCAATGTTTTTCAGCGTCACAGGAGCATTGGGAAGCGCGCTGTTGGCAAAAGAAAAATCACGGCAAAGTCAAGAAAAGAAAGCGGTGTCCGAGGATTATGATATTGAAGAACTTAGTCAAAAAGCTTTTTTAAAAGGCTATACGGAAGAACGCGATCCGAATAAAAAAACCGTAGGCATACCGAGGGTGCTTTTCATCAATAAGCTTTTCCCCATGTTTAATGAAATTTTCAAAAACCTTGGTCTTAACGTGCTGCTTTCAAGGTCTACCGATGATGAGATCGTAGCGCTTAGCCGGAAATACAGCCTTGATGAAACCTGTTTTCCAATAAAGCTGATAAACGGACACGTGGCGCAGCTCTTGAATCAGGGCGTGGATTATATATTCCTGCCAAGCCTCCATACCATGAAGCATTCCTGCTCGAAAGCGCGCAAGGACTATGCCTGCGTATATATGCAGACGGCGGCAAAGCTTGTAAATAGAGTAATGGGGCTTGAAGACAGGGGCATCGTGTTAATATCGCCCGGCTTATCTTTTCGTTTCGGCAAGGATTATCTGGTGGAAGAGCTTGTAAGTATGGGGAAAATACTCAAGAAGTCAAGGTCTCAAATGATGTTGGCTGTCATGTCGGGTATGAAGCGATTTTTGGAGTTTGAAAAAGAGCTTGAGAATCTGGGAAGCGAGCTTATTGCCAAACTGACATCCGAGGAAAAAGTTTTTATAATAATAAGCCGCGCGTACAATATTGCTGACCCCAGGCTAAATATGCAGATCCCGGAAAAGCTGAAAAAAATGGGATATAAGGTTATCAGCCTGTCACATATCCCAGCCCATAATCTTGATATTGCAGAGGATTATCCTAATATGTATTGGCCCTTCGGCCAGCATATTCTTTCCGGTATAAAGATCGCGGCAAAGAATCCGCAATTATTCCCCATTTATATAACGAATCATGGGTGTGGGCCGGATACTGTCATTAGCCGGTATTTTAAGGAAGAAGCAATAAACAAGCCTTATCTTCATATAGAGACAGACGAGCATTATTCTTCGATAGGGGTTATGACAAGAGTCGAAGCCTTTGTAAATAGCGTGGAAAACTATTGCAAGAGCAAAAAGGATACCGGGAAAAACGTAAAAGGCAAACCCTGCGGCAAGCAAGAAGGAGAGAACCTGCCACCAAAGCTTTTACTTCCCTGCCTTTATCCATACAGTACTGTTTTTAGTGCGTTTTTAAGCAAAAAGGGAATAGCGGCCAAAGGAATGGAACCAACCGGCAAGGAATCAATGGATTTAGGCAAAAAGCTGTCGGTAGCGAAGGAGTACTTGTCCATGATAGCTCTGGCAGGCGATGTTTTGTTCAATGTAAAAAAGCGGGATGAAGAAAATTATTCGATATTTATACCAACCTGTGAAGGCAGCGAAGTACCGGGCCAATACTTCAAAGTTATAGAAAATGAACTTAAGAAGCAGGGGTATAACATGGGAATATTAGCCCCCTTTATTGAGGACATGCCGGATGATAAGGCATATGGCTATGAAGCTGCTCTTTTATTGGCTGCCGGTGATCTTATCATGGCCGCGGACAAGGAAGACAGGGACCATTATCTTGAGGCTATCCTGAAAATGATTAGGGAAAATAGTGTAAGTGAAAGCGCCCTAATAAGCGTAGCCAGGGAGATATCGGAAAGAACAGGGGGAAAAAGCAATAAAAAGAGGATATGTGTTTTAGGCGAGTTTTCTGTTTTATTCAATGACTTTTTAAACGGCTTTCAGCTTGAAGCTCTTGAAAAAAATCATAAAATTATCTATCAGCCGCTGTTTGAGAATTTATTATTTCTATGGTTTGACAAGCTGCGTGAAAATAAAAAAGGAAAGGATTCTCCGGATATTTTAGAAAGATTAGAGAAATTTTTATTCGAGCTCTCATCGGTGCTGGGTAAGCACAGCCCATTTGAAGAGAGTATTAAGAGGCTTTTGGAAAAGGCTGATAATAAGCTGGGGCTTTATGCCGGGGGAACCGGACGATACCGCATGAGCAAGTTGTTTTTTGCAAAAGACAAGGCAGACGGAACGATTATTATTAGCTCAATGTATGAAAATACCGCTACTGCTTTAAGAATACTTAATAGAGGTAATGAAGATGAAATAGAAAAGCCGGTTCTTGAACTGCAATTTGATCATAACGACCACAGCCGGAACGGAGAGTTGCTTGATACTTTTATAAAGTATTTACCGTAA
- a CDS encoding IS3 family transposase (programmed frameshift), whose translation MQKKQWLPEQKLQIVLEALKEERHIGEIASEYGVHVSVVHRWKKELLEGADKVFATSKNAKAAAQEKRKQEETIENLYAQVGRLTTQLDWLKKKLAASYPVNERKAMVNWDITNSHLTIKVQAELLSLNRTGLYWTAQKVSKHEVEIKHLIDKIHTQHPFKGSRRIVDDINNMDDVDYKVNRKRIQKYMREMGIRVIYPGPNLSKRNRAQYVYPYLLRNVKAAHPNHVWGIDITYCAMQGRWMYLVAIIDWYSRMIVGYELSDTMNKEFVIKAVNRAIEIHGTPIILNSDQGSQFTSPVYINTLKEHSIKISMDGKGRALDNAITERFWRTIKWEDIYLKNYETPRTLRQGIAAFMRYYNFERPHTSIGKRTPASAYYATNNLSQQSA comes from the exons ATGCAAAAAAAACAATGGTTACCGGAGCAAAAACTGCAGATAGTTCTAGAAGCCTTAAAAGAAGAACGCCACATAGGCGAAATTGCCTCGGAATACGGAGTACATGTGAGTGTGGTTCACCGCTGGAAGAAGGAGCTCTTAGAAGGCGCCGACAAGGTATTCGCCACCTCTAAGAATGCTAAAGCCGCTGCCCAAGAAAAGCGCAAACAAGAAGAAACCATCGAGAACTTATACGCGCAAGTCGGCCGTCTAACAACACAGTTGGATTGGCTTAAAAAAAAA CTAGCGGCATCTTACCCCGTGAATGAACGCAAAGCTATGGTGAATTGGGATATCACAAATTCACATTTAACCATAAAAGTTCAGGCCGAGCTATTATCCTTGAATCGAACGGGTTTATACTGGACTGCCCAAAAGGTGTCTAAACACGAAGTGGAGATTAAACATCTGATTGACAAGATCCACACGCAGCATCCATTTAAAGGCTCCAGGCGGATTGTTGACGACATAAATAACATGGATGATGTAGATTACAAGGTCAACCGCAAACGCATTCAAAAATATATGCGGGAAATGGGAATACGGGTGATTTACCCCGGCCCCAACCTCAGCAAACGTAACAGAGCTCAGTATGTTTACCCATACCTGCTTCGGAATGTCAAAGCAGCCCACCCCAACCATGTCTGGGGAATTGATATTACGTATTGTGCCATGCAAGGCCGCTGGATGTACCTGGTGGCTATAATTGACTGGTACTCCAGGATGATTGTTGGATATGAGCTCTCCGATACGATGAATAAGGAATTTGTCATTAAAGCTGTAAACAGAGCCATCGAAATACACGGAACTCCTATCATATTAAATTCTGATCAGGGCAGTCAATTTACCAGCCCTGTCTATATAAATACACTCAAAGAACATAGCATCAAAATCAGTATGGACGGTAAAGGTAGGGCCCTGGATAACGCTATTACAGAGCGCTTTTGGAGAACCATTAAATGGGAAGATATTTACCTGAAGAATTATGAAACCCCCCGTACTCTCCGACAAGGAATTGCTGCTTTTATGCGTTATTACAATTTCGAGCGTCCACATACATCTATTGGCAAGAGGACTCCAGCAAGCGCTTATTATGCTACTAACAACTTATCGCAGCAATCTGCATAA
- a CDS encoding UxaA family hydrolase, which yields MSFYGFKRPDNSVGIRNYLGIISCSVCANELAVRIANSLNGAVAFTHNQGCCQLNEDLKIVARTLISLAYNPNLYGVIFVSLGCENIDVDNIVYHARQSGKPIGLISIWAEGGLTLSISQGVFLGQKMIRDASGIKRVETSISDLVIGLKCGASDSTSGLITNPSIGIVSDKVVERGGTIVFGEVSEFIYAENLISKRGETDDVCEEVRKLIVQTKDRINKSDDNYIKDQKALINYNIGLTTIEERALGFVSKCGNQKIKKVHRYGERVTEKGLNLMDFPGREPEALTALAAAGCHLVLLTTGIGDPHGFPFVPVIKITSNEETAHRLEDCIDLDISYVTEGLFDLNQSSKLIYEEMINVIHGKMTKSEINRYHTFMGISTNGLVV from the coding sequence ATGAGTTTTTATGGATTTAAACGGCCGGATAATTCTGTAGGTATAAGAAATTATTTAGGAATTATCTCTTGTTCAGTATGTGCCAATGAGCTTGCTGTGAGGATAGCTAACAGTTTGAACGGGGCTGTGGCATTTACTCATAATCAGGGTTGCTGCCAATTGAATGAAGACTTGAAAATTGTTGCAAGGACTTTGATATCACTGGCATACAATCCGAATTTATACGGTGTGATTTTCGTCAGTTTAGGCTGTGAAAATATTGATGTCGATAATATTGTATACCATGCCAGGCAATCCGGTAAGCCTATTGGCCTAATCAGTATTTGGGCTGAGGGGGGGCTGACCTTAAGCATATCTCAGGGCGTATTTTTAGGACAAAAAATGATTAGAGACGCTTCCGGGATAAAGCGTGTGGAGACATCAATTTCCGACTTGGTGATTGGTCTGAAATGTGGTGCTTCAGACTCTACTTCAGGCCTTATAACAAATCCTTCAATAGGGATAGTATCAGATAAAGTTGTTGAACGGGGAGGCACGATAGTTTTTGGAGAAGTATCTGAGTTTATTTATGCTGAGAACTTAATTTCAAAAAGAGGAGAAACTGACGATGTCTGCGAGGAAGTACGGAAACTGATCGTGCAAACAAAAGATAGAATTAATAAAAGTGACGATAATTACATAAAGGATCAAAAAGCTTTAATAAATTACAATATTGGTTTGACAACAATTGAAGAAAGGGCCTTGGGGTTTGTCTCCAAGTGTGGCAACCAAAAAATAAAGAAAGTGCATCGTTATGGGGAACGCGTCACCGAAAAGGGATTGAACCTAATGGATTTCCCCGGAAGGGAGCCTGAGGCCTTAACCGCGCTGGCTGCTGCTGGTTGTCATTTGGTGTTGCTTACCACGGGCATTGGGGACCCACATGGTTTTCCTTTCGTGCCTGTCATAAAGATAACTTCTAATGAAGAAACAGCACATAGGCTGGAAGACTGTATAGACCTGGATATCTCATATGTAACAGAGGGTTTGTTTGACTTGAATCAGTCCAGCAAATTGATTTATGAAGAAATGATTAATGTTATTCATGGTAAAATGACCAAGTCTGAAATAAATCGTTATCATACTTTCATGGGTATTTCTACGAATGGCTTAGTAGTTTAG
- a CDS encoding electron transfer flavoprotein subunit alpha/FixB family protein, which produces MSTNNEIWVWVEQRNGKLMDVSLQTLGKGLELSQNISGKLSAVLIGDHVGDLAKELVSYGAQTVYLVSDPRLKYYQSNAYTRIISELINQYKPEIMLFGANSIGMDLAPAAAARVRTGLTAHCTDLSMDMIGDKPQLVASIPGFSGGMIVKISWDAKRPCMATLSSGTAEKPEKDESRQGVIVEVDYKAADEDLKIQTIEMVEKQSSAMPVEGAAVVVSGGKGIKSAEDIKLVKELAEILNAAVGGTRPALDAQWIAEDNLIGSSGKTISPKLFISIGASGAAHYTCGFLKSKYIIAINKDPQAPIFDVCDLGIQADLNEIVPYLIEELKML; this is translated from the coding sequence GTGAGTACAAATAACGAAATTTGGGTATGGGTCGAACAAAGAAATGGGAAATTAATGGATGTTTCCCTCCAAACATTAGGAAAGGGCCTGGAATTATCTCAAAATATAAGTGGAAAGCTGTCAGCAGTATTGATTGGTGATCATGTCGGCGACCTGGCTAAGGAATTGGTAAGCTACGGAGCACAAACGGTTTATCTGGTTTCGGATCCGCGGCTTAAGTATTACCAAAGCAATGCCTATACCAGAATAATAAGCGAACTCATTAACCAATATAAACCGGAAATTATGTTATTTGGCGCCAACAGCATAGGTATGGACCTGGCTCCCGCCGCGGCCGCCAGGGTAAGAACAGGTTTGACGGCCCATTGCACTGACTTGAGTATGGATATGATTGGCGATAAACCTCAGCTAGTGGCGAGTATTCCCGGTTTTAGCGGCGGTATGATAGTCAAGATCTCCTGGGATGCAAAGAGACCCTGCATGGCTACTTTAAGTTCCGGGACCGCGGAAAAACCGGAAAAAGATGAATCCAGGCAGGGAGTAATAGTAGAAGTGGACTATAAAGCGGCAGATGAAGATCTTAAAATACAAACTATAGAAATGGTGGAGAAACAATCTTCCGCTATGCCGGTAGAAGGCGCCGCAGTCGTGGTATCCGGCGGAAAAGGAATAAAGTCAGCCGAAGATATTAAACTTGTGAAAGAATTGGCGGAAATTCTAAACGCTGCCGTAGGGGGAACAAGGCCCGCTCTTGATGCTCAGTGGATAGCGGAAGACAATTTGATAGGTTCCAGCGGCAAAACTATAAGCCCCAAGCTGTTTATAAGTATCGGCGCCAGTGGAGCCGCTCATTACACCTGCGGCTTTCTTAAATCAAAGTACATTATAGCCATTAATAAAGACCCCCAAGCTCCAATATTTGATGTGTGCGATCTAGGTATCCAGGCTGACTTAAATGAAATTGTTCCTTATTTGATAGAAGAATTAAAGATGTTATAG
- a CDS encoding electron transfer flavoprotein subunit beta/FixA family protein — MALKIAVCIKQISDPEYFSQITLDPVTGSIQRDKIPAILNPLDENALEEGLRIKDKYSGKLTVVTMGPPQAREVLDWALALGADEAVFLSDRAFAGADTLATAYTLAEYMRKIGNPDIIICGNQTEDGATGQVAPQLAEILNIPHVTCVSEAGFIDETTIVVKQNIEYGGYLKVKVKLPALIAVVKEINEVRDITAEGIMDAGDKDFTTLSAADMEINLDYIGNNGSPTKVVGTSKQVIDRQKEILSGSPQEVAKKVVEKLNRANIL; from the coding sequence ATGGCTTTAAAAATAGCTGTTTGTATAAAACAAATAAGTGATCCTGAATACTTTTCTCAGATCACCTTGGATCCTGTAACGGGCAGTATCCAAAGAGACAAAATCCCGGCCATATTAAACCCTCTGGATGAAAACGCACTGGAAGAAGGGTTGAGGATTAAAGATAAGTACTCAGGTAAATTAACTGTTGTAACTATGGGACCTCCCCAGGCAAGGGAAGTTTTGGATTGGGCCCTGGCTTTAGGGGCGGATGAAGCTGTTTTTTTATCCGACAGGGCCTTTGCGGGAGCCGACACTCTGGCAACCGCGTATACACTGGCGGAATATATGCGCAAAATAGGGAATCCCGATATTATTATCTGCGGAAACCAGACCGAGGATGGGGCAACCGGACAAGTGGCGCCGCAACTTGCCGAAATATTAAATATTCCCCATGTAACCTGTGTCAGTGAAGCTGGATTTATTGATGAAACAACCATAGTCGTTAAGCAGAACATTGAATATGGCGGTTATTTAAAAGTAAAAGTCAAACTTCCCGCTTTAATTGCGGTAGTTAAGGAAATTAATGAAGTACGGGATATTACTGCCGAGGGAATAATGGACGCGGGCGATAAAGATTTCACAACTTTAAGCGCGGCTGATATGGAGATTAACCTTGATTACATCGGTAATAATGGTTCACCTACAAAAGTAGTCGGCACTTCTAAGCAGGTGATAGACAGGCAAAAAGAAATATTGAGCGGTTCGCCGCAAGAGGTGGCCAAAAAAGTGGTAGAGAAATTAAACCGGGCAAATATTCTGTAA
- a CDS encoding FAD binding domain-containing protein: protein MKRFKHYDARTVDEAISLLKEFDGKAKVIAGGTDIIGMFKDEVFAERPEALINIKTIPDMDYIREEDNMLKIGPLALLEDIAHNTLITDKYTALAEAARYTASPHIREMGTIGGNICQHCRCWYYRSPNNRFNCIRKGGKDCYAEEGENRYHSIFGNVKDCLAVNPSDTAPALIVLEAKVKTSKRVIEMADFYQTEDPMKFSVLDADEIVVEIQIPGPSEKAKSKFEKFAIRKSIDFPIVNCASLVECEGNTVKKAKVCLNAVFANPYAAKKAEEYVEGKSLDEATVDTAVNLALQDAKALSRNEYKIEISKSLIKKTLLACK, encoded by the coding sequence GTGAAAAGATTTAAACACTACGATGCACGTACGGTAGATGAAGCAATATCCCTATTAAAAGAGTTTGACGGCAAAGCAAAAGTCATTGCGGGTGGCACCGACATAATCGGCATGTTTAAGGACGAGGTCTTCGCCGAAAGACCGGAGGCGCTCATTAACATTAAAACAATACCTGATATGGATTATATAAGGGAAGAAGACAACATGTTGAAGATCGGCCCACTGGCTTTGCTTGAGGATATTGCCCACAATACATTGATTACCGATAAGTATACCGCGCTTGCTGAAGCAGCCCGGTATACGGCTTCTCCGCATATCAGAGAAATGGGCACTATCGGCGGGAATATATGCCAACACTGCCGTTGCTGGTATTATCGCTCGCCAAACAACAGGTTCAATTGCATCAGAAAAGGCGGAAAAGATTGTTATGCTGAAGAAGGAGAAAACAGATACCATTCCATATTCGGGAATGTCAAGGATTGCCTGGCGGTCAATCCGAGCGACACTGCTCCGGCTCTGATAGTATTGGAAGCCAAAGTGAAAACTTCAAAAAGAGTCATTGAAATGGCGGACTTTTACCAGACCGAAGACCCGATGAAGTTTTCAGTATTGGATGCTGACGAGATAGTGGTCGAAATACAAATCCCCGGGCCTTCAGAAAAGGCAAAGAGTAAATTCGAGAAATTTGCGATTAGGAAATCCATAGATTTTCCAATTGTAAACTGCGCGTCGCTGGTTGAATGCGAGGGAAATACGGTCAAGAAAGCCAAAGTATGTCTAAACGCTGTATTTGCCAATCCTTACGCAGCAAAAAAAGCCGAGGAATATGTTGAGGGCAAGTCCCTGGATGAAGCAACAGTTGACACTGCGGTTAACTTGGCTTTACAGGATGCCAAGGCTCTCTCAAGGAACGAATATAAGATTGAAATTTCCAAGTCATTGATCAAAAAGACGTTGTTAGCCTGTAAATAG